From Coffea arabica cultivar ET-39 chromosome 2e, Coffea Arabica ET-39 HiFi, whole genome shotgun sequence, the proteins below share one genomic window:
- the LOC140036128 gene encoding 3-isopropylmalate dehydratase small subunit 1-like, translated as MNKGLNLCGVLCSTRFIEPGQFKSNYSIVIGGDNFGYGSSREQCPGGADRRSSGGGRILCEDFFQEICGEWRNLSIGDFLQEFCEECRTGDVVTIELADNNLINHYTGRENKLKPIRDAGRVIEAGGIFAYARKTGMIPVWKI; from the exons ATGAACAAAGGTCTAAATTTATGTGGGGTCCTGTGCTCT ACGCGTTTCATTGAACCGGGCCAATTCAAATCGAACTACTCCATCGTCATCGGTGGTGACAATTTCGGATACGGGTCTTCCCGTGAGCAATGCCCCGGCGGAGCTGATAGGAGGAGCAGCGGTGGTGGTCGAATCTTATGCGAGGATTTTTTTCAGGAAATATGTGGGGAATGGAGAAATTTATCCATTGGAGATTTTCTTCAGGAATTCTGTGAGGAATGTAGGACTGGAGATGTGGTGACAATTGAGCTCGCAGATAACAATTTGATCAATCACTACACTGGGAGAGAGAATAAGTTGAAGCCCATTAGGGATGCTGGCCGGGTAATTGAAGCTGGTGGGATTTTCGCTTATGCCCGAAAAACTGGGATGATTCCTGTGTGGAAAATTTGA
- the LOC113731249 gene encoding arginine decarboxylase-like, producing MPALACCVDATVAPPPGYVFARDSSLPAPAADSVFLPSSAAGVPSPTNASATADVCHWSPALSAALYKVDGWGAPYFTVNCSGNISIRPYGTDTLSHQEIDLLKVVKKASDPKSSGGLGLQLPLIVRFPDVLKNRLESLQSAFDYAVQSQGYEAHYQGVYPVKCNQDRFVVEDIVKFGSPFRFGLEAGSKPELLLAMSCLCKGSPDALLVCNGFKDVEYISLALLARKLCLNTVIVLEQEEEVDLVIDISKKIGVRPVIGVRAKLRTKHSGHFGSTSGEKGKFGLTTTQILRVVKKLELSGFLDCLQLLHFHIGSQIPSTALLADGVGEAAQIYCELVRLGACMKVIDIGGGLGIDYDGSKSANSDISVAYTLQEYASAVVQAVRFVCDRNGVKHPVLCSESGRAIVSHHSILIFEAVSASSYETPQVSSLGLQYFVERLTEEGRADYRNLYSAAVHGEYDTCVLYADQLKQKCIEQFKEGSLGIEQLAAVDGLCEFVSKAVGASEPVRTYHVNLSIFTSIPDFWAIGQLFPIVPIHRLDEKPGMRGILSDLTCDSDGKIDKFIGGESSLPLHELEGIGGSGGGYFLGMFLGGAYEEALGGFHNLFGGPSVVRVSQSDGPHSFAVTCAVPGLSCGDVLRVMQHEPELMFETLKHRAEEFVHEEDDDGMAHVSLASGLARYFHNMPYLVAPSSCCLTANSGYYYCDDESFGAAIESAAGEDEQWTAYCVA from the coding sequence ATGCCGGCCCTTGCATGCTGCGTAGACGCCACTGTAGCTCCTCCTCCTGGGTACGTCTTCGCCAGGGACAGCTCTCTTCCCGCGCCGGCGGCTGATTCTGTATTTCTCCCCTCCTCTGCCGCCGGCGTACCTTCGCCGACAAACGCCTCCGCCACCGCTGACGTCTGTCATTGGTCTCCAGCTCTTTCTGCTGCACTTTACAAGGTTGATGGATGGGGCGCCCCTTACTTCACCGTCAACTGCTCCGGCAACATTTCCATCCGCCCTTACGGCACTGATACCCTTTCCCACCAGGAGATCGACCTCCTCAAGGTGGTGAAGAAAGCATCCGACCCGAAATCCTCTGGCGGTCTTGGATTGCAGCTCCCCCTCATTGTCCGCTTCCCAGACGTGCTCAAAAACCGCCTCGAGTCCCTCCAATCTGCTTTTGATTATGCTGTTCAATCCCAAGGCTACGAAGCTCATTACCAAGGCGTTTATCCTGTGAAATGCAACCAGGACCGCTTTGTGGTTGAGGACATCGTCAAATTCGGGTCGCCTTTCCGGTTTGGATTGGAGGCCGGGTCCAAACCTGAACTTCTCCTTGCCATGAGCTGCCTTTGCAAGGGAAGCCCAGATGCTCTTTTGGTCTGCAACGGCTTTAAAGACGTCGAGTATATCTCTCTGGCCTTGCTTGCACGAAAGCTGTGCTTGAACACTGTGATTGTGCTTGAACAAGAGGAGGAAGTTGATTTGGTGATTGACATAAGCAAGAAAATTGGTGTCCGGCCCGTCATTGGAGTTCGGGCCAAGTTGAGGACCAAGCATTCTGGGCATTTCGGGTCAACTTCGGGTGAGAAAGGTAAGTTTGGATTAACGACCACTCAAATTCTCCGTGTTGTGAAGAAGCTTGAACTCTCTGGATTTTTAGATTGTCTTCAGTTGCTGCATTTCCATATTGGATCTCAGATCCCTTCGACGGCGCTACTCGCTGACGGTGTTGGCGAGGCCGCGCAGATATATTGTGAATTAGTACGCCTAGGTGCTTGCATGAAGGTTATTGATATTGGAGGTGGGCTTGGGATTGATTACGATGGCTCAAAGTCAGCTAATTCTGATATCTCTGTGGCCTATACTCTCCAAGAATATGCCTCCGCTGTGGTGCAGGCAGTCCGCTTCGTGTGTGACCGCAATGGCGTTAAGCACCCGGTGTTATGCAGTGAGAGTGGTCGGGCAATTGTGTCCCATcactcaattttgatatttgaagCTGTCTCTGCCAGCTCCTATGAGACTCCGCAGGTATCATCTCTTGGCCTTCAGTATTTTGTTGAGCGTCTCACCGAGGAAGGCAGAGCTGATTATAGAAATTTATATTCTGCGGCCGTCCACGGGGAGTATGATACTTGTGTGCTATATGCTGATCAGCTCAAGCAGAAATGTATCGAGCAGTTTAAGGAAGGGTCTTTAGGTATTGAACAATTGGCTGCAGTGGATGGCCTGTGTGAGTTTGTTTCCAAGGCTGTTGGGGCATCTGAGCCTGTCCGTACTTACCATGTCAATCTATCCATTTTCACTTCAATTCCTGATTTTTGGGCCATCGGTCAGCTTTTCCCGATTGTCCCAATTCACCGGCTTGATGAGAAGCCTGGAATGAGGGGAATATTGTCGGACCTGACGTGTGACAGTGATGGGAAGATCGACAAGTTTATTGGAGGTGAGTCAAGCTTGCCCCTCCATGAATTGGAAGGCATTGGTGGTAGTGGTGGGGGATACTTTCTGGGGATGTTCTTGGGTGGGGCTTATGAGGAGGCGCTCGGAGGATTCCATAACCTGTTCGGCGGCCCTAGCGTCGTACGCGTGTCCCAGAGTGATGGCCCTCACAGCTTTGCTGTGACGTGTGCCGTCCCTGGATTGTCCTGCGGGGATGTCCTCCGGGTGATGCAGCATGAGCCTGAGCTTATGTTTGAGACTCTCAAGCACCGCGCTGAGGAATTTGtgcatgaagaagatgatgatggcATGGCCCATGTTTCCTTGGCCAGTGGCCTAGCCCGTTACTTCCACAACATGCCTTATCTTGTGGCACCTTCCTCTTGCTGCTTGACTGCTAATAGTGGTTACTATTATTGCGATGATGAATCTTTTGGTGCTGCTATTGAGTCTGCCGCTGGTGAGGATGAGCAGTGGACTGCCTACTGTGTTGCTTGA
- the LOC113728646 gene encoding uncharacterized protein isoform X1, with the protein MFFDGYGYHGTSFEQTYRCYPASFIDKPQIENGDKIIMPPSALDRLASLHIDYPMLFELRNAATERVSHCGVLEFIAEEGMIYMPYWMMENLLLQEGDIVRVKNVTLPKGTYVKLQPHTKDFLEISNPKAILETTLRNFSCLTTGDSIMVAYNNKKYYIDIIETKPSNAISIIETDCEVDFAPPLDYKEPEKPTLSPASSNALGGPEAPENAQPKFNAFSGVGRRLDGKPMKYQPSPVSSSGSNDKRPEVSSGAQPSAGSSSQGASRQSQGKLVFGSNQNRTRETRKEPSKETKPEEPEKKEEPKFQAFTGKKYSLKG; encoded by the exons ATG TTCTTTGACGGGTATGGGTATCATGGAACATCATTCGAGCAAACGTATCGATGCTACCCTGCATCTTTTATCGATAAG CCACAGATAGAAAATGGTGATAAAA TTATAATGCCTCCTTCAGCTCTTGACCGTCTCG CATCTCTTCATATTGATTATCCAATGTTGTTTGAGCTTCGAAATGCTGCAACAGAGCGGGTATCTCATTGTGGGGTTCTAGAGTTCATTGCAGAAGAGGGCATGATATATATGCCATATTGG ATGATGGAGAATTTGTTGTTACAAGAAGGAGATATTGTACGTGTGAAAAATGTGACTCTTCCTAAGGGTACATATGTTAAGTTGCAACCACACACTAAGGACTTCTTGGAAATTTCCAACCCCAAAGCCAT CTTGGAGACAACACTAAGAAACTTTTCCTGCTTAACAACGGGTGACAGTATTATGGTGGCCTACAACAACAAGAAGTACTACATTGATATTATAGAGACAAAACCCTCTAATGCCATAAGCATTATTGAAACGGACTGTGAAGTGGACTTTGCTCCTCCACTGGATTACAAGGAACCTGAAAAACCCACCCTTTCTCCTGCATCAAGCAACGCATTAGGAG GTCCAGAGGCTCCAGAAAATGCACAACCAAAATTTAACGCATTTAGTGGTGTTGGAAGACGCTTAGATGGGAAACCCATGAAATACCAACCTTCACCAGTTTCTTCGTCCGGTTCCAATGATAAGCGACCTGAGGTCTCTAGTGGCGCACAGCCTTCTGCAGGTTCAAGTTCACAGGGTGCTAGTCGACAGTCTCAGGGAAAGCTCGTCTTTGGCTCAAACCAAAACCGTACACGCGAAACACGAAAG GAACCTTCGAAAGAGACTAAACCAGAAGAAcctgaaaagaaagaagagccaAAGTTCCAGGCTTTCACAGGGAAGAAATATTCACTGAAGGGATAA
- the LOC113728646 gene encoding uncharacterized protein isoform X2, producing MPPSALDRLASLHIDYPMLFELRNAATERVSHCGVLEFIAEEGMIYMPYWMMENLLLQEGDIVRVKNVTLPKGTYVKLQPHTKDFLEISNPKAILETTLRNFSCLTTGDSIMVAYNNKKYYIDIIETKPSNAISIIETDCEVDFAPPLDYKEPEKPTLSPASSNALGGPEAPENAQPKFNAFSGVGRRLDGKPMKYQPSPVSSSGSNDKRPEVSSGAQPSAGSSSQGASRQSQGKLVFGSNQNRTRETRKEPSKETKPEEPEKKEEPKFQAFTGKKYSLKG from the exons ATGCCTCCTTCAGCTCTTGACCGTCTCG CATCTCTTCATATTGATTATCCAATGTTGTTTGAGCTTCGAAATGCTGCAACAGAGCGGGTATCTCATTGTGGGGTTCTAGAGTTCATTGCAGAAGAGGGCATGATATATATGCCATATTGG ATGATGGAGAATTTGTTGTTACAAGAAGGAGATATTGTACGTGTGAAAAATGTGACTCTTCCTAAGGGTACATATGTTAAGTTGCAACCACACACTAAGGACTTCTTGGAAATTTCCAACCCCAAAGCCAT CTTGGAGACAACACTAAGAAACTTTTCCTGCTTAACAACGGGTGACAGTATTATGGTGGCCTACAACAACAAGAAGTACTACATTGATATTATAGAGACAAAACCCTCTAATGCCATAAGCATTATTGAAACGGACTGTGAAGTGGACTTTGCTCCTCCACTGGATTACAAGGAACCTGAAAAACCCACCCTTTCTCCTGCATCAAGCAACGCATTAGGAG GTCCAGAGGCTCCAGAAAATGCACAACCAAAATTTAACGCATTTAGTGGTGTTGGAAGACGCTTAGATGGGAAACCCATGAAATACCAACCTTCACCAGTTTCTTCGTCCGGTTCCAATGATAAGCGACCTGAGGTCTCTAGTGGCGCACAGCCTTCTGCAGGTTCAAGTTCACAGGGTGCTAGTCGACAGTCTCAGGGAAAGCTCGTCTTTGGCTCAAACCAAAACCGTACACGCGAAACACGAAAG GAACCTTCGAAAGAGACTAAACCAGAAGAAcctgaaaagaaagaagagccaAAGTTCCAGGCTTTCACAGGGAAGAAATATTCACTGAAGGGATAA
- the LOC140036740 gene encoding epimerase family protein SDR39U1 homolog, chloroplastic-like — protein sequence METRGAIAAAAAAFTWSNSISSAHHLSQQPFSAYGCRTPKIRCLYDSAPSQKRADQMIVSVTGATGFIGKRLVQRLHSDSHYVRVLTRSKSNAQAIFPAKQFPGIVFAEESEWKDCIQGSTAVVNLAGMPISTRWSPEIKKEIKQSRIRVTSKVVDLINDSTSDVRPEVLISATAVGFYGTSETQVFDEKSPSGNDYLAEVCREWEGTALKVQKDVRLALIRIGVVLGKDGGALAKMIPLFMMFAGGPLGSGRQWFSWIHVDDLVNLICEALSNPSYKGVINGTAPNPVRLGEMCEQLGSVLSRPSWLPVPDIALKAVLGEGASVVLEGQKVLPARAKELGFPFKYRYVKDALKAIMT from the exons ATGGAAACCCGTGGAGctattgctgctgctgctgctgcattCACCTGGTCAAACTCCATTTCTTCCGCCCATCATCTTTCCCAGCAACCCTTCTCT GCCTATGGGTGTAGGACTCCAAAAATTCGGTGCCTGTATGACTCTGCTCCATCTCAAAAAAGG GCAGATCAAATGATCGTTTCTGTGACTGGGGCAACAGGGTTCATTGGTAAAAGACTGGTCCAAAGGTTACATTCAG ATAGCCATTATGTTCGTGTCTTGACGAGATCTAAATCCAATGCGCAAGCAATTTTCCCCG CCAAGCAATTCCCTGGAATTGTATTTGCTGAGGAGTCTGAGTGGAAAGATTGCATTCAGGGCTCAACAGCTGTGGTAAATTTGGCTGGAATGCCCATTAGTACGAGATGGTCTCCAGAG ATCAAGAAAGAGATCAAGCAAAGCAGGATTAGAGTCACCTCAAAG GTTGTAGATTTGATAAATGATTCAACAAGTGATGTTCGCCCTGAAGTTCTGATTAGTGCAACTGCTGTTGGTTTTTATG GGACCAGTGAGACTCAAGTTTTTGATGAAAAGAGTCCATCAGGGAATGATTATTTGGCTGAG GTTTGTAGAGAATGGGAAGGAACTGCCCTCAAAGTCCAAAAAGATGTCAGGCTAGCCTTGATTCGCATTGGAGTTGTCCTTGGGAAAGATGGTGGTGCTTTGG CTAAAATGATCCCCCTTTTTATGATGTTTGCTGGTGGACCTCTGGGCTCTGGAAGACAATG GTTTTCATGGATTCATGTGGATGATCTAGTTAATCTGATATGTGAAGCTTTATCCAACCCATCTTACAAAG GGGTCATCAATGGCACTGCACCAAATCCTGTCAGGCTGGGGGAGATGTGTGAACAACTGGGATCTGTTTTAAGCCGGCCTTCATGGTTGCCAGTGCCAGATATTGCACTAAAGGCGGTTCTTGGAGAAGGTGCTTCAGTG GTTTTGGAAGGACAGAAGGTGCTTCCCGCTAGAGCAAAGGAACTAGGTTTTCCGTTCAAGTATCGTTATGTGAAAGACGCGCTGAAAGCCATAATGACATGA